The genomic region CGCGCAGCATCCGCACCAGCACCACGGTCAGCATCGTGCCGCCGAGGAACACGTGGAAGCCGTGGAAACCTGTCAGCAGGAAGAAGGTCGAGCCGTACACGCCCGAGGCGAGCGTCAGGTTCAGTTCGTTGTACGCATGGAAATACTCGAAGCCCTGCAGGAACAGGAAGCTCACGCCGAGCACGATGGTGGCCGCCAGCCAGACGATCGCCTTGCGCCGGTGGTTCTCGCGCAGCGCATGGTGCGAGACCGTCAGCGTCGCGCCCGAGCTCAGCAGCAGCGCGGTGTTGATGGTCGGCACCGGCCACGGGCCCATGGTGCGGAAGTGGCCCGCCAGCGCGGCCGGCCCCTCATTCGGCCAGACGGCGCTGAAGTCCGGCCAGATCAGCCGGTAGTCGAGGCTGCCGAGCTGGTGCAGCGCGATCTCGCGCGCGTAGAACAGCGCGCCGAAGAACGCGCCGAAGAACATCACCTCGGAGAAGATGAACCAGCTCATGCTCCAGCGGTACGACTTGTCGACGCGCTGGCCGTACATGCCGCCCTCCGATTCGGAGATCGCGTCGCCGAACCAGTGATAGAGCACGAACAGCAGCCACAGCAGGCCGAGCGTGACGGTGATCGGCGCCCAGGCATGGCCGTTGATCCACAGCGCCGCCGAGCCGAGCATGACGAGCAGGCCGAGCGCCGCATTGATCGGGTGCCGCGACGGATGCGGGATGAAATAGTAAGGGCTTTCGTGTTGGCCGCTCATGCTTGATTCTCCACTTCGTCCAGTTGATTCCGGAGCGCTCCGGAAAGCTTCCGCGAGCGCGCCGCCTCGCGCCTAAACCGCGGCCGCGCCCCTCGCGCGCCGCCCCCTGCCGGCTTCGCCCGCGCCTCGCGCTAGCCGACCACCGCATGCACGACGAGCAGCAGCACGCCGATGAACGCCACCGCCGCGAGCAGTGCCACGATCAGCACATGCAGCGGATTCAGCGACTGCGCGTCGGCCTCCAGATCGCTGCGCCTGCGCACGCCGAAGAACGACCAGAACACGGCCTTGAGCGTCTTGCCGAACGAGCCTTGCGTCATCGTCGCCTCCCCGGCGCTGCCTTGGTTGCCGCCCGCTCACGCGCCGCGCTTCGAGCCCGGGCCCGCCGCCGCTGCCGGCGGGCTCAGCTCGAAGAACGTATAGGACAGCGTGATCGTCTTCACGTCCTTCGGCAGCGCCCGGTCCACCACGAACACCACCGGCATGCGGCGCGATTCGTTCGGCTTCAGCGTCTGCTGCGTGAAACAGAAACACTCGATCTTCTTGAAATACTCGGTGGCCTGCTTCGGCGCGTAGCTCGGGATCGCCTGCGCGACCACCTGACGGTCCTGCGCGTTGGTCACCTCGTAGACCACCGTCATCACCTCGCCCGGATGCACGTCGAGGCTGCGCTGCTCGGGCCGGAAGCCGAGCGGGCCGCGCGCGTTCGCGTCGAGCTCCACCGAGATCGTGCGGCTCGCGTCCACCTGGGTGTTGCGCGCCTCGCGCGCGCTGACGTCGCGCTGCACGAGATTGTTGAGGCCCGTCACCTGGCAGATCGCGCGGTAGATCGGCACCAGCGCGAACCCGAAGCCAAACATCAGCGCCGCGACCACCGCGAGCTTCAGCAGCATCGTGCGATTGAAGCTGGAATCAGCGTCGACGACCGGTTCCGACATGATGAGGAATCCTCTCCGTTAGGCGTTCATGCCGGCGTCATGAAGTGGAAGCGATCCATTGATTGACGACGGCGGCAATGAAAAAGGCGGCGACCACGGCCAGCAGCACGAGGCCCAGCCGCCGGTTGCCCGCGCGGATCTGCGCGGGCGTGCGTGCTTGTGAACGGTGGCGGCTCATCGGCTCGGACGGGTTGGTGCGCCGCCGCCCGGGCCGGGCGGCCAGCGCGCAGTGAGTCAGTCGACGGTCGGCGGATGCTCGAAGGTATGGAACGGCGCCGGGCTCGGCACCGTCCACTCGAGGCCGATCGCGCCGTCCCATGGCTTGTCGGGTGCCTTCTCGAGCCCGCCGCCGCCGCGATAGGCCGGCAGCGCCACCGCGAACAGGAAGTAGACCTGCGCGAGGCCGAAGCCGAACGCGCCGATCGTCGCGACCTGGTTGAAGTCGGTGAACTGCGCCGGATAGTCGGCATAGCGGCGCGGCATGCCGGCCAGACCGACGAAGTGCATCGGGAAGAACGTGATGTTGAAGAAGATCATCGACGCCCAGAAATGGATCTTGCCGCGCATCTCGTTGTACATCCAGCCGGTCCATTTCGGCGACCAGTAGTACCAGCCCGAGAACAGCCCGAACAGCGAGCCCGCCACCAGCACGTAGTGGAAGTGCGCCACCACGAAGTAGGTGCCGTGGTACTGGATGTCGAGCGGCGCCATCGCCAGCATCAGCCCGGTCAGCCCGCCGAACGTGAACACGAACAGGAAGCCGATCGCGAACAGCATCGGCGTCTCGAAGCTGAGCGAGCCGCGCCACATGGTGGCGACCCAGTTGAACACCTTCACGCCGGTCGGCACCGCGATCAGCATGGTCGCGTACATGAAGAACAGCTGACCCGTGACGGGCATGCCGGTGGCGAACATGTGGTGCGCCCAGACCATGAACGAGAGGATCGCGATCGACGCGGTGGCGTACACCATCGAGCTGTAGCCGAACAGCGGCTTGCGCGAGAACGCCGGTATCACCTGCGAGACGATCCCGAACGCGGGCAGGATCATGATGTAGACCTCGGGATGGCCGAAGAACCAGAAGATGTGCTGATACATCACCGGGTCGCCGCCGCCCGCCGCGTTGAAGAACGAGGTGCCGAAATGGCGGTCGAACAGCACCATCGTGATGGCGCCGGCCAGCACCGGCATCACCGCGATCAGCAGGTAGGCGGTGATCAGCCAGGTCCACGCGAACATCGGCATCTTCATGAGCGTCATGCCCGGCGCGCGCATGTTCAGGATCGTCACGACGATATTGATGCCGCCCATGATCGACGAGGCGCCCATCAGGTGGACCGCGAAGATCGCAAAGTCCATGCCCGGCCCCATCTGCGTGGAAAGCGGCGCGTACAGCGTCCAGCCCGCCGCGGTCGCGCCGCCCGGCGCGAAGAACGAGCCCACCAGCAGCACCGCCGCCACCGGCAGCAGCCAGAAGCTGAAGTTGTTCATGCGCGCGAACGCCATGTCCGAGGCCCCGATCTGCAGCGGCACCATCCAGTTCGCGAAGCCGACGAAGGCCGGCATGATCGCGCCGAACACCATGATCAGGCCGTGCATCGTGGTGAGCTGGTTGAAGAACTCGGGACGCATGATCTGCAGGCCCGGCTCGAACAGCTCGGCGCGAATGCCGAGCGCCATCACGCCGCCCGACAGGAACATCACGAACGAGAACAGCAGGTACAGCGTGCCGATGTCCTTGTGATTGGTCGCGAACAGCCAGCGGCGCCAGCCGTGCGGTAGCTCGTGCGCATGATCGTCGTGCGCGTGTCCCGCGGTTACGTCGTGTCCTATGCTAGACATGGATGTCTCCTAATCCTCGTTCCGATGACGTCGACCTAGACGACGAACGACACGTCAGGCAGCCGGGCCGATTTCGACACGGCGCGCCTGCCCGGCATCCGCTCCGCCCGTGATCGTCTGCGGCTTCTTCAACACGATCCGGTCCTCGG from Burkholderia glumae LMG 2196 = ATCC 33617 harbors:
- a CDS encoding cytochrome c oxidase subunit 3, encoding MSGQHESPYYFIPHPSRHPINAALGLLVMLGSAALWINGHAWAPITVTLGLLWLLFVLYHWFGDAISESEGGMYGQRVDKSYRWSMSWFIFSEVMFFGAFFGALFYAREIALHQLGSLDYRLIWPDFSAVWPNEGPAALAGHFRTMGPWPVPTINTALLLSSGATLTVSHHALRENHRRKAIVWLAATIVLGVSFLFLQGFEYFHAYNELNLTLASGVYGSTFFLLTGFHGFHVFLGGTMLTVVLVRMLRGHFKPDHHFAFEGAAWYWHFVDVVWLGLYVVVYWLS
- a CDS encoding DUF2970 domain-containing protein translates to MTQGSFGKTLKAVFWSFFGVRRRSDLEADAQSLNPLHVLIVALLAAVAFIGVLLLVVHAVVG
- a CDS encoding cytochrome c oxidase assembly protein, with product MSEPVVDADSSFNRTMLLKLAVVAALMFGFGFALVPIYRAICQVTGLNNLVQRDVSAREARNTQVDASRTISVELDANARGPLGFRPEQRSLDVHPGEVMTVVYEVTNAQDRQVVAQAIPSYAPKQATEYFKKIECFCFTQQTLKPNESRRMPVVFVVDRALPKDVKTITLSYTFFELSPPAAAAGPGSKRGA
- a CDS encoding cytochrome oxidase small assembly protein, which translates into the protein MSRHRSQARTPAQIRAGNRRLGLVLLAVVAAFFIAAVVNQWIASTS
- the ctaD gene encoding cytochrome c oxidase subunit I codes for the protein MSSIGHDVTAGHAHDDHAHELPHGWRRWLFATNHKDIGTLYLLFSFVMFLSGGVMALGIRAELFEPGLQIMRPEFFNQLTTMHGLIMVFGAIMPAFVGFANWMVPLQIGASDMAFARMNNFSFWLLPVAAVLLVGSFFAPGGATAAGWTLYAPLSTQMGPGMDFAIFAVHLMGASSIMGGINIVVTILNMRAPGMTLMKMPMFAWTWLITAYLLIAVMPVLAGAITMVLFDRHFGTSFFNAAGGGDPVMYQHIFWFFGHPEVYIMILPAFGIVSQVIPAFSRKPLFGYSSMVYATASIAILSFMVWAHHMFATGMPVTGQLFFMYATMLIAVPTGVKVFNWVATMWRGSLSFETPMLFAIGFLFVFTFGGLTGLMLAMAPLDIQYHGTYFVVAHFHYVLVAGSLFGLFSGWYYWSPKWTGWMYNEMRGKIHFWASMIFFNITFFPMHFVGLAGMPRRYADYPAQFTDFNQVATIGAFGFGLAQVYFLFAVALPAYRGGGGLEKAPDKPWDGAIGLEWTVPSPAPFHTFEHPPTVD